The Amaranthus tricolor cultivar Red isolate AtriRed21 chromosome 2, ASM2621246v1, whole genome shotgun sequence genome contains the following window.
cactaacaagggtaggTTGCGTACACCCGATCTCCCCACACCCCACCCTAGCCGCTTAACGGTGtcggggtaatggaatgttattGTTTGTAAATTCCTTTTAGAGCCATCCTAATTTACTTGGCACATTACCATATATGAAAAACTTTTGTTCTCAACCCTAAATTCTTACGCATTCTGATCCAACCCTTgtgatcccatttgtccaccaACTTCTACCTCTATCTCTCATCGCCACAAATCAATGCTATTTGGAACCAGCAATTCCATTCTCTCTACTTATCTACCAACCAATCGTCTAATATTTATCACCCGAACCCCAAAAAGAACACCCGAAAAACCTTACGCGTCACCTAATTTGGGGACAGAGTGAGCAATCACATTGGAAAAACATGAAGGATTACTTTTCTTTGTCACAAATCTAATCGATAGCAACATACTGGGAAAACATATACTGGCCACAAAAAGACCACAACATTGAAGTGTTGATCAGCTGGAAAGCATACAGAAAAATTTTATGTTCATCCAAAGGGCATTGCCTCACTCTGGCctgtgagagagagagagagagagagagagagagaaaatgaaCCCAACAGATCATAGAAGAAACCAATGCTGGATTATTCTACAACTCTACACTAATTACAATGGGACTGTTTGGTTTATTATAGTAGAATGAAAGGAATTTAGAGGCACAATAGGATAGAAAGAAACGTGCAACCATCATGTTTTACAAATTGTTTAATAGAGGTCAAAACCACACCAACACTCACTTTCTTCCCCAGAAAGTCCACAGTCCAATATTCTTCCCTCGCATTCAACGTCCACCACCAATCTAATCCCTAACCAACAGCCATAGTTGCTCCTTCACATCCACCTTCGCTCACTCTCTTGTAACTTCTGTTCATCACCAATTGATAAAGGCTTCGGCATTGTTGTTGATAAAACCACAATGGCACATGACTTTGAAGAGGACCAaaccttattttaaaaaaaaaaagttttcaagaaagatgaaaattgataaacACCGGAGGCAAGTATAAGCCTTGGTTATAGAATTATGACAATAGTGATTTATTCAATTATAGCATAGCTATAATGAGGTGATTACCTACGGTCAAGGGGCCACCAAACCTTTATCCTACAGCCAATCAAATCCTCTTTGTAATGTTTTCTTCCATGAGGAGTCTCATAGACCTAAACAAACATGTAAGTGAATCAGCAAACAACCACAACAAATGACTATTATCAATATAAAATAGATATGGCTAAATCAGAAAAACAAAAAGGTATAATTtagaaacaaaacataaattaatCAATAGGTCGTTGACAAGTAACCGTTACGTCCTAACCCCTAACTAAGCGGAAAACTTTGAATTGCaataagaaaaatcagaaacaCTAAAATAAGAGGTTAGTATTATACACCTATGAGATACTTTCATCCCAATTTAGTAGATATGCTAGGATTTTTACGTTTTTTAATACTTAACTTTTGAccattaatatctttaatttcttaaGAAAGTTGGCATATTGAAAATATGCATCAGATCAAAACTCACATATTGCATAATGTATAATATTTTGATCTTCAATAATCGGGTAATTTATGCAATTAAGATTAGTGCATAAATAGTGTTGAGAACAGAACCACAACTAATTAATGCAGGGgttaataatttttatgtacAGTCATTTGGCAACTCATAATTAATCAGTATTATGCAGAAATCATTGAGGAATTAGAGACGAAAGATATGCTTTCATGAACCACATGATGCCAAAGTTGTACGGCTTCACACATTTGTCATCATCTCATTCAATCAACAAAAAATGAATCAGTGTGACAAAGGTGGACCATTAAAGACTAAGCCAATTATAAGCACATAGAAAAACTCAAGGAAATTCAAAATGGAATTTTAGCTGCTGTGTTGTACGCTGTTGTCAGGCATCTAGCCAGCTATGACCATAAGGCTATAATACATTGTTGAACACTTAAACCTCTGTCCACTTAACTTTGATGATACCCTAAAATAGTTGAAAATATTTATCTATTATTGCTTTGTGGGCATGAGCTAAAATGCTAAATTGATtcaattttgtaagattttcacCGGTCATATTACATTCATAGAATCGTGGAGAATCATAAACCGAACTGTAAGGTCATATTTATATCGTAAACCATAAGATTTCAATGTTTGAATCGTGATTTAACAGCTAGGACCATAAGGCTATAATACATCTATGATTCTCGACACCACAACATGTGTACGGTGATTAGACACTTCAACTTAATTAAGCTACATGTACCACCTCCtttcaccaaaaaaaaataaaaaaataaaaaaaaaacaaaagaaagctAAAGGTACCACTAATTGAGTAATAAAAAGGAACTCAATTGGACGGATCCATTTCTCTTCCTTTTAATTAAATAGATACTATTGGAaagaaaccgcagcaaaaagctTTCCTTCACTCACCTCTCTTTCCTTTGTCTCACAATCTATCCCTCCAATACCGTTAACCACACCGATAGAAAACTTGTGAAGGACTACttatgcaaaaaaaattatattcggCTACATAAACTGAATTTAATTCTAATTAAATGAGTACGTACTTCATCATCTGAAGAGGCTTCCTTCTTCTGTGATTTCACGGCATCATCCGTCCAAGTCTTATCCTTTTTCGATGAAGCTGATGTGCTCTGTAGAGATGAATAAACTCAATcatcataaattttaaaaaaaggccGAGTTAGAAGTTGAAAGAACAGTAATGGCTCGCTGTCAGTATGGTATAAAGTAGTTGGAAAGTTAAAGAAAGTATAATGTAATTTAGCTAGGAGATTATTTGACCACCAAGTTTATGATCATGTATGTCCTGCTCTAATCACTTTTTCTTAGCAAAATTTATTAGGTggtaattaaaaaattgaaaaaacacgTTAGAGGATgagtttcatcaccatgggtCCATGGGGATGACATAATACATTTATATCAAAAACCAAATGGTTCCTTAAGCAAATTGAGGATTGGAACTTCGTTAGTAGATAGTACCTTCTTTCTAGATCCCCCCGAAGTGTCCTTTTTTGGCTTTCCCTTCTTATCACTGATACTACCAAGTGAAGTTGCAAGATTAACCTTCTTTTTATGCGGATCACCAGCTTCTAGAGTATCCCTCTTGGACAGCTCATCCTCTGTTGTAAGGCCAGGTTTCTTGCTTTTTTGTGCAGGCGAGTTACTTTTAACGTGATTATGAGGGCTTCCGCCAGATAATTTTCCATTGCCTGTCAAGCTCTCTTCATCAGGATTATGAGAATTGAGAATTCCTTCCTTTTTGGATGCATTTTCCAAATCTGTTTCTGGATTCTGGCCATGGAGTTCTATAGAATTCAAAGGCTGCCCACATTCTGCCAACTGAAGCTCATTAACAGTTAGCCCACTATCAACCTGGATTTAACATGCAAAATATATTCAgattcccaaacctataacctaAAACTGTTTACTAGCAAGAGAAGCCTCTAATTGATCAAATTTTTATTGCTGCATATGGGATTTGCCGGTTCAAAAAATAAATCTTCCACACTTTCCCAAGTAATAATAAACATTTCGGCTGCAACCATGGCCCAAGCAGATAACACAACAAGCTCACTAGCTCCAAGTTACTGATGTTAATGCCAAATGGCTAAATGCAAGATTCCGCATAAATGATAGCAAGAGTTTAAGTATGATTGGAAAGAACAGAGATGCGTATGCCAAATAGAAGAAAGGTCAAGTGAAACAGGTTTATAAATTATCATATATCAAGACCTAGTCATTACAATGCTAAAACAGATCCCAAGACATGCCAAGGCCCGATTTGTAAATGAGGTGATGGGATAGCTAATTTCATTCTTAGACATAAACATTTTAGCATGTTTGCCTCCCAAATTAGCTTTtcgtaaaaaaaaacataacttattGTCAAATTCAAGCAGCAAGGTtatcattttttaaataaagttttaaaaaaattggaattaattaaatgtttatcAGGCGTTCTATTACGAATAGCGGTAAGTGGCTCCCGCTTAGTTTGGAGCTCAAATATACGCAACAATGCTCTTGTTATTACTAAGAGGAATTTAATTGCaaacatcatttgcaacttcatataaataagaagCGTACAAAAATAGCGGAGATTTAGTtcttattttggattataaaaGTTAATGAATTGCCTCATCAAAACCATGTAGGCCTTTCTTAAATCAATGAAGTTACTGACTGACCAGAACGCTATACGATAAAAAACGCTGGACGACATTTGAAATGACCCAGAACGATGGtgtgatttaatattttttataaactcTATAAAACTCTTTTCAAAACTTGTATTGATTCTAACTCCCCTCTCCACCTAGTTTGTAAAGCCCATTAGTTACGTAAAAGGGGAACTAGGTCCCACAAAATGCCAATGCTTCCATACTCACATTATAAGGATAGCTGACATTTCACATTCAAGTGGATCTACCCTTTTAATCCAATCTATCTAGATTATCAAACACAACCCAACCAAGACAAACTGTAAAACCCATTATTCTACACATCTATACTAATATAGAGAAATATAATGTGAAGATCTCTCCAAGATTTTCCACTTTTTATACTAAAATCTTTCTAAGTTCTTTTTTGAGAATGTAGTGAAGTAACGAATTATTGAGTTAAATCTTTAATTTAAGTTCTATTTTTATAAGTACAAACCAGTTTGTCTTCCCATCATTTTCCTGCATTTCAAAATGGATATGTTTGCAAGCATAGGCATGACATTAATATGAAAACATGCAATGCAGGCCCTTAATCATAATGCAAATTATACAAGCAATGAACAGCATACCGGATGATCAGCTTTTTCCAAAATCGAAGAAAGAATAGGAGCATAATCGTCCAAGCAGTATCCCATTGACTTTACTGCTTCCATGATAAACGGTTTAAGCTTCTCTGAACATTCTTCAACAACTTTGGAACCCAATTTAAAAGACAACGGTGAAGCATCCTAAGAAACAGCCAACTATGAGACCTACTTGGAAGTACATCAATCAGTAAACAATAAAGTAAAAAGAAACTTACTTGGTTTTCCTTTCTAATGCTTTCTAGCAGAACCTTTAGAAGCTCTTGTGAGACAGTGTCACTTTCGTTTATCATAACAGTCATGATTTTCTCCATAGCCAGGAACACAGTATGAGGATGATTAGAGCTTAAAATCGACAAAAGCAGAACAGTCAAGGTTAGTCAATgagttaaaattta
Protein-coding sequences here:
- the LOC130806367 gene encoding sister chromatid cohesion protein PDS5 homolog A isoform X1; this translates as MSTTLNQDFIKQLENVGERLLEPPSSTPQLLKLLDELILHMSKIGQSPPPLIQEALLSTIKALSSDNLMRHSDADVLVTVTACLHDIMRISAPTAPYDDEKMKEVFELIVSSFEKLSCPPGRCYTKAIMILESVARLRSCVMMLDLECDSLILRMFELFQKHISSNHPHTVFLAMEKIMTVMINESDTVSQELLKVLLESIRKENQDASPLSFKLGSKVVEECSEKLKPFIMEAVKSMGYCLDDYAPILSSILEKADHPVDSGLTVNELQLAECGQPLNSIELHGQNPETDLENASKKEGILNSHNPDEESLTGNGKLSGGSPHNHVKSNSPAQKSKKPGLTTEDELSKRDTLEAGDPHKKKVNLATSLGSISDKKGKPKKDTSGGSRKKSTSASSKKDKTWTDDAVKSQKKEASSDDEVYETPHGRKHYKEDLIGCRIKVWWPLDRRYYEGTISSYDATNKEHKVDYDDGDKEVLDLRTEQWEFIGDEYSDIDLFVNKKTQNPCSNTPKKEASAVCEKEATQTNPSKRQVKHDGETDAGEAKMLDTSSETKRSRLSDEHTS
- the LOC130806367 gene encoding sister chromatid cohesion protein PDS5 homolog D isoform X3, whose amino-acid sequence is MSKIGQSPPPLIQEALLSTIKALSSDNLMRHSDADVLVTVTACLHDIMRISAPTAPYDDEKMKEVFELIVSSFEKLSCPPGRCYTKAIMILESVARLRSCVMMLDLECDSLILRMFELFQKHISSNHPHTVFLAMEKIMTVMINESDTVSQELLKVLLESIRKENQDASPLSFKLGSKVVEECSEKLKPFIMEAVKSMGYCLDDYAPILSSILEKADHPVDSGLTVNELQLAECGQPLNSIELHGQNPETDLENASKKEGILNSHNPDEESLTGNGKLSGGSPHNHVKSNSPAQKSKKPGLTTEDELSKRDTLEAGDPHKKKVNLATSLGSISDKKGKPKKDTSGGSRKKSTSASSKKDKTWTDDAVKSQKKEASSDDEVYETPHGRKHYKEDLIGCRIKVWWPLDRRYYEGTISSYDATNKEHKVDYDDGDKEVLDLRTEQWEFIGDEYSDIDLFVNKKTQNPCSNTPKKEASAVCEKEATQTNPSKRQVKHDGETDAGEAKMLDTSSETKRSRLSDEHTS